The proteins below come from a single Edaphobacter acidisoli genomic window:
- a CDS encoding UbiX family flavin prenyltransferase, with protein MPEARTITLAVTGASGSIYAAEMLRALAADPRVVKVNLVVSDNALRVLAEELHLSGRNGLVEKLLGAPNEKIQQHPESDIGANIASGSYSTDAMIVLPCSMGTLAAIATGLAQNLIQRAADVTLKERRPLILCVRETPFNRIHLRNMQLASDAGAVIFPTIPTLYNHPQSTAEMARNFVHRVLAHIGLPQPGAYIWQPDSPRS; from the coding sequence GTGCCCGAAGCCCGCACCATCACGCTAGCCGTCACCGGAGCCAGCGGCAGCATCTACGCCGCCGAGATGCTCCGCGCTCTCGCAGCCGATCCGCGCGTCGTCAAAGTCAACCTCGTCGTCTCCGACAACGCCCTCCGCGTCCTCGCCGAAGAGCTCCACCTCAGCGGCCGCAACGGCCTCGTCGAAAAGCTCCTCGGTGCACCGAACGAAAAGATCCAGCAGCACCCCGAGTCCGACATCGGCGCTAACATCGCCAGCGGCAGCTACTCCACCGACGCCATGATCGTGCTTCCCTGCTCCATGGGCACCCTCGCCGCCATCGCCACCGGCCTCGCGCAAAACCTCATCCAGCGCGCCGCCGACGTCACCCTCAAAGAGCGCCGCCCGCTCATCCTCTGCGTCCGCGAGACCCCATTCAACCGCATCCACCTGCGCAACATGCAGCTCGCATCCGACGCCGGCGCAGTCATCTTCCCCACCATCCCCACGCTCTACAATCACCCGCAGAGCACCGCCGAGATGGCGCGCAACTTCGTCCACCGCGTCCTCGCGCACATCGGCCTGCCGCAGCCCGGAGCCTACATCTGGCAGCCAGATTCGCCTCGCAGCTAA
- a CDS encoding alpha/beta fold hydrolase, giving the protein MKVLWRVVVVLMVLVAVVCLTFYFQPLWVNDQITRLHLRRDGVKSEYIEAGGYRIHYLEAPAVAGSANTPLVLVHGLGARSEDWAAMIPSLAAHGFHVYAPDLPGYGRSSKPKDASYSIPMEEAAVVSFMQAMHVPRADVGGWSMGGWIALKLAYDHPALVDRLVVYDSAGTYFPATFGPELFSPDDIAGVHRLLAALSPKPIDVPDFAARAMVRKLQGNKWVIQRSLAAMIDGRDLMDFRLHLITEPTLIVWGSHDDLIPLSAGEAMHKGIPNSVLDVIQGCGHLAPAECSRPVVEGTVEFLRAEPPMQGGERTFAGAAAN; this is encoded by the coding sequence ATGAAGGTACTGTGGCGAGTGGTGGTGGTGTTGATGGTGCTCGTCGCGGTGGTCTGCCTTACCTTCTATTTCCAGCCGCTGTGGGTGAATGATCAGATCACGCGGCTGCATCTGCGGCGCGATGGTGTGAAGAGCGAGTACATCGAGGCGGGTGGGTACAGGATTCACTATCTTGAGGCGCCTGCTGTGGCAGGTTCGGCGAATACTCCGCTGGTGCTGGTGCATGGGTTGGGTGCGCGGTCGGAAGATTGGGCGGCGATGATTCCTTCGCTGGCTGCGCATGGATTTCATGTGTATGCGCCGGATTTGCCGGGGTATGGGCGCTCGTCGAAGCCAAAGGATGCGAGCTACTCGATTCCGATGGAAGAGGCGGCGGTGGTGAGCTTCATGCAGGCGATGCATGTGCCGCGCGCGGATGTGGGTGGGTGGTCGATGGGTGGGTGGATTGCGCTGAAGCTGGCGTATGACCATCCTGCGCTGGTGGACCGGTTGGTTGTTTATGACAGCGCGGGGACTTATTTTCCGGCGACGTTTGGGCCGGAGCTGTTTTCACCTGACGATATTGCGGGCGTGCACAGGCTGCTGGCTGCGCTTTCGCCGAAGCCGATCGATGTGCCGGACTTTGCGGCGCGTGCGATGGTGCGGAAGCTGCAAGGGAATAAGTGGGTGATTCAGCGGAGCCTGGCGGCGATGATCGATGGACGCGACCTGATGGATTTTCGACTGCACCTGATTACGGAGCCGACGCTGATTGTGTGGGGTTCGCATGACGACCTGATTCCGTTGTCAGCGGGCGAGGCGATGCACAAGGGGATTCCGAACTCGGTGCTGGATGTGATTCAGGGCTGCGGGCATCTTGCGCCGGCGGAGTGTTCGAGGCCGGTGGTCGAGGGGACGGTGGAGTTTTTGCGGGCAGAGCCTCCGATGCAGGGTGGGGAGCGGACGTTTGCGGGGGCTGCCGCGAATTAG
- a CDS encoding nitroreductase family protein, producing MAKIEKTLSQAIAERRATPSFDGAPIPEGDLQRILDAGLHAPSGYNMQPWRFVVVQAPEQKRRLRAASFNQAKVEEASAVIVACGDADGWRKDVDLMLQQGRAGGMPESYAAQAHNSVTNYMLSFNADQMHGWLNKMVMIAFTHMMLMAEVMGYDTAPMEGFEQDKVHEVLKLPLSYWVVALLGVGHLKGEDKYNGGRFDMAHTVFGDEYGKPLK from the coding sequence ATGGCAAAGATCGAAAAGACGTTGAGCCAGGCGATTGCAGAACGACGGGCGACCCCTAGCTTTGATGGAGCGCCTATTCCAGAAGGAGACCTGCAACGCATTCTGGATGCAGGATTGCATGCTCCCAGTGGCTACAACATGCAGCCGTGGCGCTTTGTTGTGGTGCAGGCACCGGAGCAAAAGCGGAGGCTGCGCGCGGCGAGCTTCAATCAGGCAAAGGTGGAAGAGGCTTCGGCGGTGATTGTGGCCTGTGGCGATGCGGATGGATGGCGCAAGGATGTAGACCTGATGCTGCAGCAGGGGCGCGCAGGTGGAATGCCGGAGAGTTATGCAGCGCAGGCTCACAACAGCGTGACAAACTACATGCTGAGCTTCAATGCTGACCAGATGCATGGCTGGCTGAACAAGATGGTGATGATCGCCTTCACCCACATGATGCTGATGGCTGAGGTGATGGGCTACGATACGGCCCCGATGGAGGGCTTCGAGCAGGACAAGGTGCATGAGGTGCTGAAGCTGCCGCTGAGTTATTGGGTGGTGGCGCTGCTTGGCGTGGGACACCTGAAGGGTGAGGACAAGTACAACGGCGGGCGATTCGATATGGCCCACACGGTGTTTGGCGACGAGTATGGCAAACCGCTGAAGTAG
- the uvrA gene encoding excinuclease ABC subunit UvrA — protein sequence MGITHITVRGARQHNLRNVNVSIPRNTLTVVTGLSGSGKSSLAFDTIYAEGQRRYVETLSAYARQFLDQMERPDVDAIDGLSPAISIEQKTTSRSPRSTVGTITEIYDYLRLLYASVGQPHCPNCGRPITRQSAEQIVERIAALSPGERITVYAPIVRGRKGEFREELESLDQQGFRVRIDGEITEIAEGMRLEKRKNHTIEAIVDRIILKPLPGDTKFDTRRLETSVQKALQMANGLVLIGIQNPDTRQQDETLYSSSMACPDCGINVPRLEPRSFSFNSTYGACPNCHGLGSIYDFDPAKTITDWSKPLLDGAMGPGSGSAYLLRLIKLAAEKYKIDIRKPFEQLTPEQQNLFLYGPPRSEAGRTGFHGIFNYLRSNLEDTKSEGYREYMMQYMSASTCPVCKGRRLRPESLAVTIAIQLTTGNQQPTTFSIADFTAQSLERSLTAARAMHFTGRDRIIADRLQREIIERLEFLNAVGLSYLSLDRSAATLSGGEGQRIRLATQIGSKLRGVLYVLDEPSIGLHQRDNQRLLNALENLRDLGNTVLVVEHDEDTIRKADYVLDLGPGAGKNGGHLIADGTPQQIMDTPASITGQYLAGKIEILARTQPRPLNGNWITVENARAHNLKDITVHFPLGVMTVITGVSGSGKSTLVNDILYRALAKELYGSREEPGQHGRVVGISQIDKVIEIDQSPIGRTPRSNPATYTGVFSAIRDLFAMLPESRERGYKPGRFSFNVQGGRCEACQGEGQRRIEMNFLPDVYVQCEVCNGRRYNQETLSVRFNGYSIADILDLSIADALPVLKDIPAVNQRLQTLVDVGLGYIHLGQSATTLSGGEAQRMKLARELSKRQTGRTLYLLDEPTTGLHFDDVRRLLEVLHRLTDLGNTVIIIEHNLDIIRNADYILDMGPEGGEGGGQVIAHGTPEQVATVRDSHTGQFLARYYSAHLHSTNGSSTSSHAGPQPAVIVPEDKKKERGKFIPPEKKTGIAKPSAAKPAERSVKTTTAKPAKSAPAKKATPTSEIKQKSKAEPRSRKA from the coding sequence ATGGGCATCACACACATCACCGTTCGCGGCGCGCGCCAGCACAATCTGCGCAACGTCAACGTCAGCATTCCGCGCAATACCCTCACGGTCGTCACCGGACTCTCCGGCTCCGGCAAGTCCTCCCTCGCCTTCGACACCATCTACGCCGAAGGCCAGCGCCGCTACGTCGAAACCCTCTCCGCCTACGCCCGCCAGTTCCTCGACCAGATGGAACGCCCCGACGTCGACGCCATCGACGGCCTCTCGCCCGCCATCTCCATCGAGCAAAAAACCACCAGCCGCAGCCCGCGCTCCACCGTCGGCACCATCACCGAAATCTACGACTATCTTCGCCTGCTCTACGCCTCCGTCGGCCAGCCCCACTGCCCTAACTGTGGCCGCCCCATCACTCGTCAATCCGCCGAACAGATCGTCGAACGCATCGCCGCACTCTCACCCGGCGAACGCATCACCGTCTACGCGCCCATCGTGCGCGGCCGTAAGGGCGAGTTCCGCGAAGAGCTCGAATCCCTCGACCAGCAAGGCTTCCGTGTCCGCATCGACGGCGAGATCACCGAGATCGCCGAAGGCATGCGCCTCGAAAAGCGCAAGAACCACACCATCGAAGCCATCGTCGATCGCATCATCCTCAAACCCCTTCCCGGCGACACAAAATTCGACACCCGCCGCCTCGAAACCAGCGTCCAGAAGGCCCTCCAGATGGCCAACGGCCTGGTCCTCATCGGCATTCAAAACCCCGACACACGCCAGCAGGACGAGACCCTCTACAGCTCCTCCATGGCCTGCCCCGACTGCGGCATCAACGTTCCACGCCTCGAACCGCGCAGCTTCAGCTTCAACTCCACCTACGGCGCCTGTCCCAACTGCCACGGCCTCGGCAGCATCTACGACTTCGACCCCGCTAAGACCATCACCGACTGGTCCAAGCCCCTGCTCGACGGCGCCATGGGCCCCGGCTCCGGCTCCGCCTACCTGCTACGCCTCATCAAGCTCGCCGCCGAAAAATACAAGATCGACATCCGCAAGCCCTTCGAACAGCTCACGCCCGAGCAGCAGAACCTCTTCCTCTACGGCCCACCCCGCTCGGAAGCCGGCCGCACCGGCTTCCACGGCATCTTCAACTACCTCCGCTCCAACCTCGAAGACACCAAATCCGAGGGCTACCGCGAGTACATGATGCAGTACATGTCGGCCTCCACCTGCCCCGTCTGCAAAGGCCGCCGCCTCCGCCCCGAATCCCTCGCCGTCACCATCGCAATCCAACTAACAACCGGCAACCAGCAACCAACAACCTTCTCCATCGCCGACTTCACCGCCCAATCCCTCGAACGCTCCCTCACCGCCGCACGCGCCATGCACTTCACCGGCCGCGACCGCATCATCGCCGACCGCCTCCAGCGCGAGATCATCGAACGCCTCGAATTTTTGAACGCCGTCGGCCTCAGCTACCTCTCGCTCGACCGCAGCGCCGCAACACTCTCCGGCGGCGAAGGCCAGCGCATCCGCCTCGCCACGCAGATCGGCTCCAAGCTCCGCGGCGTCCTCTACGTCCTCGACGAGCCATCCATCGGCCTGCACCAGCGCGACAACCAGCGCCTCCTCAACGCACTCGAAAACCTCCGCGACCTCGGCAACACTGTCCTCGTCGTCGAGCACGACGAAGATACCATCCGCAAAGCCGACTACGTCCTCGACCTCGGCCCCGGCGCCGGCAAAAACGGCGGCCACCTCATCGCCGACGGCACGCCACAACAAATCATGGACACGCCCGCGTCCATCACCGGCCAATATCTAGCAGGCAAAATCGAAATCCTCGCCCGCACTCAGCCGCGCCCGCTCAACGGCAACTGGATCACCGTCGAAAACGCCCGCGCCCACAACCTCAAAGACATCACCGTCCACTTCCCGCTCGGCGTTATGACGGTCATCACCGGCGTCAGCGGCAGCGGCAAAAGCACTCTCGTCAACGACATCCTCTACCGCGCATTAGCGAAGGAACTCTACGGCTCACGCGAAGAGCCCGGCCAGCACGGCCGCGTCGTCGGCATCTCCCAGATCGACAAAGTCATCGAGATCGACCAGTCCCCCATCGGCCGCACCCCGCGCAGCAATCCAGCCACCTACACCGGAGTCTTCTCGGCCATCCGCGATCTCTTCGCCATGCTGCCCGAGTCGCGCGAGCGCGGCTACAAACCCGGCCGCTTCAGCTTCAACGTCCAGGGCGGACGCTGCGAAGCCTGCCAGGGCGAAGGCCAGCGACGCATCGAGATGAACTTCCTCCCCGACGTCTACGTCCAGTGCGAAGTCTGCAACGGCCGCCGCTACAACCAGGAGACGCTCTCCGTCCGCTTCAACGGCTACTCCATCGCCGACATCCTCGACCTCTCCATCGCCGACGCCCTGCCCGTCCTCAAAGACATCCCCGCCGTCAACCAACGCCTCCAGACGCTCGTCGACGTCGGCCTCGGCTACATCCATCTCGGCCAGTCCGCCACCACGCTCTCCGGCGGCGAAGCCCAGCGCATGAAGCTCGCCCGCGAGCTCTCCAAGCGCCAGACCGGCCGCACCCTCTACCTGCTCGACGAACCCACCACCGGCCTCCACTTCGACGACGTGCGCCGCCTCCTCGAAGTCCTCCACCGCCTCACCGACCTCGGCAACACCGTCATCATCATCGAGCACAACCTCGACATCATCCGCAACGCCGACTACATCCTCGACATGGGTCCCGAAGGCGGCGAAGGCGGCGGCCAGGTCATCGCCCACGGCACACCCGAGCAAGTCGCCACCGTCCGCGACTCGCACACCGGCCAGTTCCTCGCCCGCTATTATTCAGCTCATCTCCACTCAACCAACGGCTCCAGCACCTCCAGCCACGCCGGCCCGCAACCCGCCGTCATCGTCCCTGAAGACAAAAAGAAAGAGCGCGGCAAATTCATCCCGCCCGAAAAGAAGACCGGCATCGCCAAACCCAGCGCAGCCAAACCGGCCGAGCGGAGCGTCAAAACAACCACCGCAAAACCAGCCAAATCCGCCCCAGCGAAAAAAGCCACACCTACGTCCGAAATTAAGCAAAAATCAAAAGCCGAGCCACGCAGCAGGAAAGCATGA
- a CDS encoding CPBP family intramembrane glutamic endopeptidase has product MNDQTPNMQPKRPFDPVYAADEPGAATHPFPRPTGAEDQTALLLPQGPIPTPDDYSPRRIPHLGHALAFVINTGIILVLAQAVFLALAPAARNPHTGAHMIPTTLDPKLLVASMAIAYIVTLAEAWTFFPLLWHRTFFEGIRWDYATARRNAYRLIPLGLVLGWTVQAISSLIPVPKSIPMDRFFHTTSDVWLITIFGTLLAPLFEEICFRGFLLPAFAIAYDWLSLPKTPIAHERWRMTVNITLPGFIFSGILTSIFFALVHAEQLAHAWVALFVLFCVSLILTWIRVKTASVACSTLVHACYNLSVFISLFVATGGYRHLDRMTR; this is encoded by the coding sequence ATGAACGACCAGACTCCCAACATGCAGCCAAAGCGGCCCTTCGACCCTGTCTACGCCGCCGACGAACCCGGCGCAGCCACCCATCCCTTCCCGCGCCCCACCGGCGCCGAAGACCAGACCGCCCTCCTGCTCCCGCAAGGCCCCATCCCCACGCCCGACGACTACTCCCCGCGCCGCATCCCCCACCTCGGCCACGCCCTCGCCTTCGTCATCAACACCGGCATCATCCTCGTCCTCGCACAAGCTGTCTTTCTCGCGCTCGCACCGGCAGCCCGCAACCCGCACACCGGCGCGCACATGATCCCCACCACGCTCGACCCCAAGCTGCTCGTGGCGTCCATGGCCATCGCCTACATCGTCACCCTGGCCGAGGCCTGGACATTCTTCCCCCTCCTCTGGCACCGCACCTTCTTCGAAGGCATCCGCTGGGACTACGCTACCGCCCGCCGCAACGCCTACCGCCTCATTCCGCTCGGCCTCGTCCTCGGCTGGACAGTCCAGGCCATCTCCTCACTCATCCCCGTGCCCAAGTCCATCCCGATGGACCGCTTCTTCCACACCACATCCGACGTCTGGCTCATCACCATCTTCGGCACGTTGCTCGCTCCCTTGTTTGAAGAGATCTGCTTCCGCGGCTTCCTGCTACCCGCCTTCGCCATCGCCTACGACTGGCTCTCCCTGCCCAAGACCCCCATCGCCCACGAGCGCTGGCGCATGACCGTCAACATCACCCTGCCCGGCTTCATCTTCTCCGGAATCCTCACCAGCATCTTCTTCGCCCTGGTCCACGCCGAGCAGCTCGCCCACGCCTGGGTCGCGCTCTTCGTCCTCTTCTGCGTCTCGCTCATCCTCACCTGGATCCGCGTAAAGACCGCATCCGTAGCCTGCTCGACGCTGGTCCACGCCTGCTACAACCTCTCCGTCTTCATCTCCCTCTTCGTCGCCACCGGCGGCTACCGCCACCTCGACCGCATGACCCGCTAG
- a CDS encoding ester cyclase, producing the protein MQDNATIVRRFTEEVITQGDMDLASQFVWEDVVEQVPFPGQGPGLEGLKDVLRGMRGAFPDLVFAIQEQVSEGDKVVSRFEWTGTHRGTFLGVPATGRSVRVWGMVIDRLEKGRIKDTRIIMDIFGLMMQMGVIAPPGE; encoded by the coding sequence ATGCAGGATAACGCCACGATTGTTCGTCGCTTTACAGAGGAAGTGATTACTCAGGGAGATATGGATTTGGCTTCGCAGTTCGTGTGGGAGGATGTTGTCGAGCAGGTCCCGTTTCCCGGTCAGGGGCCGGGGCTGGAAGGCTTGAAGGATGTTCTGCGGGGAATGCGAGGTGCGTTTCCGGATCTGGTTTTTGCTATTCAGGAACAGGTCTCGGAGGGTGACAAGGTGGTGAGCCGCTTCGAGTGGACCGGGACGCATCGTGGGACGTTTCTTGGTGTGCCGGCGACGGGGCGGTCTGTTCGGGTGTGGGGGATGGTTATTGACCGGCTGGAGAAGGGCCGGATCAAGGACACACGGATCATCATGGATATTTTTGGCTTGATGATGCAGATGGGAGTGATTGCTCCGCCGGGGGAGTGA
- the pyrE gene encoding orotate phosphoribosyltransferase, with amino-acid sequence MTSQRETLLNLIATLSFRLGDFTLASGQKSDYYIDCRTTTLHAEGGRLAGLVFHDLILQNFPHAEAVGGLTMGADPLVSNTASASAWRALEQGLDPADPATRLLQGFLVRKAEKTHGTGRRIEGFLRPGAPVVIVDDVCTTGGSTITAIEATRESGMTVAGVLCLVDREQGGRAAIEAAAAGAPFLSVFTATDVRAAHISRFGNST; translated from the coding sequence ATGACATCCCAGCGAGAAACCCTCCTCAACCTCATCGCCACCCTCTCCTTCCGCCTCGGTGACTTCACCCTCGCCAGCGGCCAGAAGTCCGACTACTACATCGACTGCCGCACCACCACCCTCCACGCCGAGGGCGGCCGCCTCGCCGGCCTCGTCTTCCACGACCTCATCCTCCAGAACTTCCCCCACGCCGAAGCCGTCGGCGGCCTCACCATGGGAGCCGACCCCCTCGTCTCCAACACCGCCAGCGCCTCCGCCTGGCGCGCCCTCGAGCAAGGCCTCGACCCCGCCGACCCGGCCACCAGACTCCTCCAGGGATTCCTCGTCCGCAAAGCCGAGAAGACCCACGGCACCGGCCGCCGCATCGAAGGCTTCCTCCGCCCCGGCGCCCCGGTCGTCATCGTCGACGACGTCTGCACCACCGGCGGCTCCACCATCACCGCCATCGAAGCCACCCGCGAGTCCGGCATGACCGTCGCCGGAGTCCTCTGCCTCGTCGACCGCGAGCAGGGCGGCCGCGCCGCCATCGAAGCCGCCGCGGCGGGCGCGCCATTCCTCTCGGTCTTCACCGCCACAGACGTCCGCGCCGCCCACATTTCCCGCTTTGGGAATTCCACCTAA
- a CDS encoding MBL fold metallo-hydrolase, with protein sequence MSRDTEEVKITYIGGPTALIEFHGLRFLTDPTFDLAGEEYPSGLRKLHSPTLTFDDIAPVDYVLLSHDQHSDNLDRSGREALARAKTVLTTQAGAERLGGNAIGLAAWTTIKVTTPDGSPLLITATPARHGPVGCGGRSGPVIGFALCPSGNEGVIYVSGDTVWYEGVAEVARWLSVTTAVLNMGAARVEAAGPAPLTMTATDGIEVAKAMPEATIVPLHFDGWAHFSESKQVIQKAFQAAGLEHRLRWVDPPSSR encoded by the coding sequence GTGAGCAGAGATACGGAAGAGGTCAAGATCACCTACATCGGCGGCCCAACCGCCCTCATCGAATTTCACGGGCTGCGCTTCCTCACCGACCCGACCTTCGACCTCGCCGGCGAGGAGTACCCGAGCGGTCTCCGCAAGCTCCACAGCCCCACGCTGACCTTCGACGACATTGCCCCTGTCGACTACGTCCTCCTCAGCCACGATCAGCACTCGGATAACCTCGACCGCTCTGGTCGCGAAGCGCTCGCCAGAGCCAAGACGGTACTTACCACACAAGCTGGAGCCGAACGTCTCGGCGGCAATGCCATCGGACTCGCGGCATGGACAACCATCAAAGTAACGACGCCGGACGGATCTCCGCTCCTTATCACCGCAACGCCAGCGCGCCACGGTCCGGTCGGCTGCGGAGGCCGCAGCGGCCCGGTTATTGGCTTCGCGCTCTGCCCCTCCGGTAACGAGGGTGTGATCTATGTCTCCGGCGACACGGTCTGGTACGAAGGCGTAGCCGAAGTCGCGCGCTGGCTCAGTGTTACCACCGCAGTCCTGAACATGGGAGCAGCCCGTGTCGAAGCCGCAGGTCCCGCACCCCTAACGATGACCGCCACCGACGGTATCGAAGTCGCCAAGGCCATGCCAGAAGCTACCATTGTGCCACTGCACTTCGACGGTTGGGCACACTTCAGCGAATCGAAGCAGGTCATTCAGAAAGCTTTCCAAGCCGCCGGTCTGGAACACCGTCTTCGCTGGGTCGATCCGCCCTCGTCACGATAA
- the mtnA gene encoding S-methyl-5-thioribose-1-phosphate isomerase → MIPTLEWLPNGVNFLDQTKLPLEETYVLATDYKQVATVIRDMIVRGAPAIGVSAAMGVALGVNQSHAKDIPTLNTEVAVICDTLAATRPTAVNLFWAIERMRQRYSALADANATIPEIKAALITESRLMYDEDITACKAMGAHGAELLPKQGTVLTHCNAGALATCGYGTALGVIRAAVERGHKIDVFADETRPYLQGARLTAWELLHDNIPTTVLCDNMAGSLMRQGKIQSVIVGADRIAANGDTANKIGTYSVAVLAKEHGIPFYVAAPLSTIDPATAHGDLIPIEQRSATEVTHSNGRQMTPNGAAIENPAFDVTPAKYITAIITERGILRAPYEQSIAEMMKQAASEPELAAI, encoded by the coding sequence ATGATCCCTACTCTCGAATGGCTCCCCAACGGCGTTAATTTCCTCGACCAGACCAAACTTCCATTGGAAGAGACCTACGTTCTCGCTACCGATTACAAGCAGGTCGCAACTGTCATCCGCGACATGATTGTCCGCGGTGCGCCTGCTATTGGAGTCTCAGCCGCGATGGGAGTCGCACTCGGCGTCAACCAGAGCCACGCAAAGGATATTCCCACGCTGAATACCGAGGTCGCTGTGATCTGCGACACGCTTGCGGCCACGCGACCAACCGCAGTTAATCTCTTCTGGGCCATTGAGCGGATGCGACAGCGCTACAGCGCGCTCGCTGACGCAAACGCTACAATTCCCGAGATCAAGGCGGCTCTCATCACCGAATCACGCCTGATGTATGACGAAGACATCACAGCCTGCAAGGCAATGGGAGCGCATGGTGCCGAGCTACTGCCCAAGCAAGGTACTGTCCTGACGCACTGCAACGCCGGAGCATTGGCGACCTGCGGGTATGGCACTGCGCTTGGAGTTATCCGCGCCGCAGTTGAGCGCGGTCACAAGATCGACGTCTTCGCTGACGAAACTCGCCCTTATCTGCAGGGCGCACGACTTACTGCGTGGGAGTTGCTACACGACAATATTCCCACGACAGTGCTGTGTGACAACATGGCCGGTTCGCTGATGCGGCAAGGGAAGATCCAATCCGTCATCGTCGGAGCAGATCGCATCGCAGCCAACGGTGATACGGCTAATAAGATCGGTACCTATTCGGTAGCGGTACTGGCAAAGGAGCATGGCATTCCGTTCTATGTCGCTGCGCCACTCTCGACCATCGATCCAGCAACGGCTCATGGCGATCTGATCCCGATCGAGCAGCGATCAGCCACCGAGGTCACTCACTCGAATGGACGGCAGATGACACCCAATGGCGCAGCCATTGAGAATCCGGCATTCGATGTGACCCCGGCAAAGTACATCACGGCAATCATCACCGAACGAGGCATATTACGTGCGCCTTATGAGCAATCCATCGCCGAGATGATGAAGCAAGCCGCCTCGGAGCCTGAACTCGCCGCTATCTAG